The following proteins are co-located in the Salvelinus sp. IW2-2015 unplaced genomic scaffold, ASM291031v2 Un_scaffold2523, whole genome shotgun sequence genome:
- the zgc:172121 gene encoding homocysteine S-methyltransferase, whose protein sequence is MDKTDILKLMDXGRGPLIVDGGLATELESTGCKLQGDPLWSARLLHTNPQAIKDAHYRFLCAGADVITTATYQASVEGFTRHLDITPEQANQLIMSGVTLARETVKQFMADQPPSDRMVPLVAGSVGPYGAFLHNGSEYTGAYAAAMSVEELKAWHRPQVHCLVTAGVDLIAMETIPSVKEAEALVELLREFPDSKAWLAFSCKDGQCISDSSRFSEAVQLASRSSQLVAVGVNCCPPALVKPLLDSARTQRRPDLGWVVYPNSGEEWDTYSGWKKPANRISSIAELSLEWMKQGCALIGGCCRISPAHIAELRRQIHGDMPGFDASQRGQGGP, encoded by the exons ATGGACAAAACGGATATTCTAAAATTAATGGATGWTGGTCGGGGTCCACTTATTGTAGATGGTGGACTGGCAACAGAACTGGAATCAACAGGTTGTAAATTACAG GGAGATCCTTTGTGGAGTGCAAGGCTGCTACATACTAACCCACAGGCTATTAAAGATGCTCATTACAG gTTTCTGTGTGCTGGTGCTGATGTGATAACTACAGCCACGTACCAGGCTAGTGTTGAGGGCTTCACCAGGCACCTGGACATCACCCCTGAACAGGCCAACCAACTGATCATGTCAGGAGTGACTCTRGCCAGAGAGACTGTCAAACAGTTTATGGCTGACCAACCTCCATCAG ATCGCATGGTGCCTCTGGTGGCAGGTTCTGTTGGACCTTACGGAGCGTTTCTGCACAACGGCTCGGAGTACACTGGCGCTTACGCTGCGGCGATGAGTGTTGAG gAACTGAAAGCCTGGCACCGCCCCCAGGTCCACTGTCTAGTTACAGCAGGGGTCGATCTCATTGCCATGGAAACCATCCCAAGCGTGAAGGAGGCAGAAGCTCTGGTGGAGCTGCTCAGAGAGTTTCCAGATTCTAAAGCATGGCTGGCCTTCTCCTGTAAG GATGGCCAGTGTATATCTGACAGCAGTCGTTTCTCTGAGGCGGTCCAGCTGGCCAGTAGGTCCAGTCAGCTGGTGGCTGTAGGGGTGAATTGCTGTCCTCCAGCCCTGGTCAAGCCCCTCCTAGACTCAGCCAGGACACAGAGGAGACCAGACCTCGGCTGGGTGGTGTACCCCAACAGTGGAGAGGAGTGGGATACATACTCTGG gtGGAAAAAACCAGCGAATAGAATATCTTCAATAGCTGAACTGAGTCTGGAGTGGATGAAACAAGGGTGTGCACTTATAG GAGGGTGCTGTCGCATCAGTCCTGCTCACATAGCGGAGCTACGAAGACAGATACATGGAGACATGCCTGGGTTCGACGCTTCACAGCGGGGACAGGGAGGACCTTAA